In one window of Musa acuminata AAA Group cultivar baxijiao chromosome BXJ3-2, Cavendish_Baxijiao_AAA, whole genome shotgun sequence DNA:
- the LOC135631201 gene encoding L-gulonolactone oxidase 2-like, translating to MAATHIALFVSGLAVLLLLVQGSPPGPVVQCRSGNTNCTVTNGYGAFPDRSTCRVAAVAYPSNEQELLLAVSDATVKQQHVKAVTVYSHSIPKLSCPGGPSGQGLVISTQRLNRSVSVDLATSRMTFEAGITLRALLDAAAARGLALPHSPYWQGVTLGGLLSTGSHGSSVFGKGSAVHEYVVGMRLVVPSPVPVNGSYAKIVNLGEDDPDLLAAKVSLGVLGVISQVTLQLEPMFKRSITNRVVSDVGFEQTISSYAVTTHYGDIIWYPSQGRVVYRDDIKVPITTKGKGVNNFLGFRAQPTLVIASTRASEELSELTGNAEGKCVLSRLQADTLIATGMGLKNNDGGLLDFTGYPVVGNQSDMQSAGSCLRSAEDKLLTACGWDPRFAGLFYHQSAISIPFTTIADFIADVKKLRDAHPNALCGTELYLGFFMRFVRSSTAYLGKTDDVVDIDITYYRSKDPKRPRLYEDVIEEIEQLALFKYNGLPHWGKNRNVGFLNIKNKLGAKLDKFVSAMQKYDSNGLFSSDWTDAVLGLRGKEVVVQGNGCALEGLCICSTDDHCAPKQGYYCRPGEVYEQARVCRKIKSVEADGQADSL from the exons ATGGCCGCCACCCACATTGCCCTGTTCGTTTCCGGCCTTGCCGTCTTGCTTCTCCTCGTCCAAGGATCGCCGCCAGGGCCCGTTGTCCAGTGCCGGTCTGGCAACACTAACTGCACCGTGACCAACGGCTATGGAGCCTTTCCTGATCGCAGTACCTGCCGCGTCGCCGCGGTCGCGTACCCTTCGAACGAACAGGAGCTCCTGTTAGCTGTCTCCGACGCCACCGTGAAGCAGCAGCACGTGAAGGCGGTCACGGTGTACTCACACAGCATCCCCAAGCTGTCGTGCCCCGGCGGGCCGAGCGGCCAGGGCCTGGTAATCAGTACCCAGCGCCTCAACAGATCGGTGAGCGTGGACTTGGCCACCTCGCGGATGACGTTCGAGGCAGGGATCACACTTAGGGCGCTCCTTGACGCGGCGGCCGCCCGTGGCTTGGCGCTGCCCCACTCGCCGTATTGGCAAGGGGTGACGCTGGGCGGTCTGCTGAGCACCGGCTCGCATGGGAGCTCGGTGTTCGGGAAAGGCTCGGCGGTGCACGAATATGTGGTAGGGATGAGGCTGGTGGTTCCAAGTCCGGTCCCGGTGAACGGATCCTACGCCAAGATCGTTAATCTTGGTGAGGACGATCCTGATCTCTTGGCTGCCAAGGTTTCTCTCGGTGTTCTTGGAGTTATTTCTCAG GTCACCCTCCAACTTGAGCCGATGTTCAAGCGATCCATCACCAACAGGGTCGTAAGCGACGTTGGCTTCGAGCAAACCATCTCCTCGTACGCTGTCACTACTCACTATGGAGACATCATCTGGTATCCATCACAAGGCAGAGTGGTGTATCGAGATGATATCAAGGTCCCTATCACCACCAAAGGAAAGGGTGTAAACAACTTCTTAGGGTTCCGAGCGCAGCCCACCCTTGTCATAGCCTCTACACGTGCTTCAG AGGAACTATCGGAACTAACAGGAAATGCCGAAGGCAAATGCGTGCTGTCCAGATTGCAAGCGGATACTCTGATTGCGACCGGCATGGGCCTTAAGAACAATGATGGCGGCTTGTTAGATTTCACCGGCTATCCGGTCGTCGGAAACCAAAGCGACATGCAATCCGCTG GTTCATGCCTACGGAGTGCAGAAGACAAACTTCTCACGGCTTGTGGATGGGACCCTCGTTTTGCGGGGCTCTTCTACCACCAATCCGCCATAAGCATCCCCTTCACCACCATCGCTGACTTCATCGCCGACGTCAAGAAGCTCCGCGACGCCCACCCCAACGCACTCTGCGGCACCGAGCTGTACTTGGGCTTCTTCATGCGCTTCGTCCGCAGCTCCACAGCCTATCTTGGCAAAACCGACGACGTGGTGGACATCGACATCACTTACTATCGTTCCAAGGATCCAAAACGGCCGCGACTCTACGAGGATGTGATCGAAGAGATCGAACAGTTGGCCTTGTTCAAGTACAATGGGTTGCCCCACTGGGGGAAGAACAGAAACGTCGGCTTCCTCAATATCAAGAACAAGTTGGGGGCCAAGTTGGACAAGTTTGTGAGTGCCATGCAAAAATATGACAGCAATGGATTGTTCTCTTCAGATTGGACCGATGCGGTGCTGGGACTGCGAGGGAAGGAAGTTGTGGTGCAGGGAAATGGTTGCGCATTGGAGGGGTTGTGCATTTGCTCCACTGATGACCACTGTGCTCCTAAACAAGGCTATTATTGTCGACCTGGAGAAGTCTATGAACAGGCTCGAGTGTGCCGGAAGATTAAATCCGTTGAAGCTGATGGTCAGGCAGACAGCTTGTGA
- the LOC103976375 gene encoding L-gulonolactone oxidase 2: protein MAATHIALFASGLAVLLLLVQGSPPGPVVRCRSGNTNCTVTNGYGAFPDRSTCHVAAVAYPSTEQELLLAVSDATEKQQHMKAVTMYSHSIPKLSCPGGPSGQGLVISTQLLNRSVSVDMATSRMTFEAGITLRALLDAAAARGLALPHSPYWQGITLGGLLSTGSHGSSVFGKGSAVHEYVVGMRLVVPSPVPVNGYYAKIVTLGEDNPDLLAAKVSLGVLGVISQVTLQLEPMFKRSITNRVVSDVGFEQTISSYAAATYYGDISWYPSQRRVVYRDDIKVPITTKGKGVNDYLGFRAQPTLVVASLRASEELLEATGNAEGKCVLFRLQVDTLIAIGMGFKNNDGGLLEFTGYPVIGNQSDMQSAGSCLRSAEDNLLTACGWDPRFAGLFYHQTTISIPFTTIADFIADVKKLRDAHPDALCSTELYLGFFMRFVRNSTAYLGKTDDVVDIDITYYRSKDPKQPRLYEDVLEEIEQMALFKYNALPHWGKNRNVGFLNVKNKLGAKLDKFVSVMQKYDSNGLFSSDWTDAVLGLRGKEVVVQGDGCALEGLCICSTDDHCAPKQGYYCRPGEVYEQARVCRKIKSVEADG, encoded by the exons ATGGCCGCCACCCACATTGCCCTGTTCGCCTCCGGCCTCGCCGTCTTGCTTCTCCTAGTCCAAGGATCGCCGCCAGGGCCCGTTGTCCGGTGCCGGTCCGGCAACACTAACTGCACCGTGACCAACGGCTATGGAGCCTTTCCTGATCGCAGCACCTGCCACGTCGCCGCGGTCGCGTACCCTTCGACCGAACAGGAGCTCCTGTTAGCTGTCTCCGACGCCACCGAGAAGCAGCAGCACATGAAGGCTGTCACGATGTACTCCCACAGCATCCCCAAGCTGTCGTGCCCCGGCGGGCCGAGCGGCCAGGGCCTGGTCATTAGCACCCAGCTCCTCAACAGATCGGTGAGCGTGGACATGGCCACCTCGCGGATGACGTTCGAGGCAGGGATCACACTTAGGGCGCTCCTTGACGCGGCGGCCGCCCGTGGCCTGGCGCTACCCCACTCGCCGTACTGGCAAGGGATCACGCTCGGCGGGCTGCTGAGCACCGGTTCGCATGGGAGCTCGGTGTTCGGGAAGGGCTCGGCGGTGCACGAATATGTGGTAGGGATGAGGCTGGTGGTTCCAAGTCCGGTACCGGTGAACGGGTACTACGCCAAGATCGTTACTCTTGGTGAGGATAATCCTGATCTCTTGGCTGCCAAGGTTTCTCTCGGTGTTCTTGGAGTCATTTCTCAG GTCACCCTCCAACTTGAGCCAATGTTCAAGCGATCCATCACCAACAGGGTCGTAAGCGACGTTGGCTTCGAGCAAACCATCTCCTCGTACGCTGCCGCTACATACTATGGGGACATCAGCTGGTATCCGTCACAACGCAGAGTGGTGTACCGAGATGATATCAAGGTCCCCATCACCACCAAAGGAAAGGGTGTAAACGACTACTTAGGGTTCCGAGCTCAGCCCACCCTTGTCGTAGCCTCTCTACGTGCTTCAG AGGAACTATTGGAAGCAACGGGAAATGCGGAAGGCAAATGTGTGCTGTTCAGATTGCAAGTAGATACTTTGATTGCGATCGGCATGGGCTTTAAGAACAATGACGGCGGCTTGTTAGAATTCACTGGCTATCCGGTCATTGGAAACCAAAGCGACATGCAATCCGCTG GTTCATGCCTAAGGAGTGCAGAAGACAACCTTCTTACAGCCTGTGGCTGGGACCCTCGTTTTGCGGGGCTCTTCTACCACCAAACCACGATAAGCATCCCCTTCACCACCATCGCTGACTTCATCGCCGACGTCAAGAAGCTCCGCGACGCCCATCCCGACGCACTCTGCAGCACCGAGCTGTACTTGGGCTTCTTCATGCGCTTCGTCCGCAACTCCACAGCTTATCTTGGCAAAACCGACGACGTGGTGGACATCGACATCACATACTATCGTTCGAAGGATCCAAAACAGCCGCGACTCTACGAGGATGTGCTCGAGGAGATCGAACAGATGGCCTTGTTCAAGTACAATGCGCTGCCGCACTGGGGGAAGAATAGAAATGTCGGCTTCCTCAATGTCAAGAACAAGCTGGGGGCTAAGTTGGACAAGTTTGTTAGTGTCATGCAGAAGTATGACAGCAATGGATTGTTCTCTTCAGACTGGACCGATGCGGTGCTGGGACTGCGAGGGAAGGAAGTTGTGGTGCAGGGAGATGGTTGTGCACTGGAGGGGCTGTGCATTTGCTCCACTGATGACCACTGCGCTCCTAAACAAGGCTATTATTGTCGACCTGGAGAAGTCTACGAACAGGCTCGAGTGTGCAGGAAGATTAAATCCGTGGAAGCTGATGGTTAG
- the LOC135631046 gene encoding pathogenesis-related thaumatin-like protein 3.5, protein MAAFLLKLFLLGLGTFLFSGALRAPAAAGAGTAFILENNCPYTVWPGALSGNGAVLLGNGSFELPPNATSSFSGPPGWSGRFWARTSCLFDSSSANGSCATGDCGGALRCSVGGAPPVSLAEFTLGGGDGAKDFYDVSLVDGYNVGIGVRPSGAAVGGSCRYAGCMADVNARCPAELRVASESGETMACRSACEAFGSPEYCCTGAHGSPTTCGPTRYSQLFKAACPAAYSYAYDDATSTFTCASGAADYTITFCPSTS, encoded by the exons ATGGCGGCTTTCCTGCTGAAATTGTTCCTCCTCGGCCTCGGAACATTCCTCTTCTCAG GGGCGTTACGGGCACCGGCGGCGGCGGGTGCTGGCACCGCCTTCATCCTCGAGAACAATTGTCCTTATACCGTATGGCCCGGCGCATTGTCCGGCAACGGCGCCGTCCTCCTTGGTAATGGCAGCTTCGAGCTCCCACCCAACGCCACCAGCTCCTTCTCCGGCCCACCTGGCTGGTCCGGCCGCTTCTGGGCCCGTACCAGCTGCCTATTCGACTCCTCCTCTGCCAACGGGTCCTGCGCCACCGGTGACTGCGGTGGAGCCCTCCGCTGCTCTGTCGGTGGCGCCCCGCCGGTAAGTCTCGCCGAGTTCACCCTCGGCGGCGGTGACGGCGCCAAGGACTTTTACGACGTGAGCTTGGTCGACGGCTACAACGTTGGCATCGGGGTGCGCCCCTCCGGGGCGGCCGTGGGGGGCAGCTGCCGGTACGCGGGGTGCATGGCGGACGTGAACGCGCGGTGCCCGGCGGAGCTGCGGGTGGCGTCGGAGTCCGGGGAAACGATGGCGTGCCGGAGCGCGTGCGAGGCGTTCGGATCCCCAGAGTACTGTTGCACGGGAGCCCACGGCTCCCCGACGACGTGCGGGCCGACGCGCTACTCGCAGCTCTTCAAGGCGGCGTGCCCGGCGGCGTACAGCTACGCCTACGACGACGCCACGAGCACGTTCACGTGCGCCTCGGGCGCCGCAGACTACACCATTACCTTCTGCCCCTCCACCAGTTAG